The proteins below come from a single Necator americanus strain Aroian chromosome V, whole genome shotgun sequence genomic window:
- a CDS encoding hypothetical protein (NECATOR_CHRV.G20654.T1) has translation MYGVLVIGAPGAGKSTFCAGLADIFEQINRPFVTINLDPANDSVLYQVDCDIKEMITVEDVMDRLGLGPNGALRYCIDTLCRNRTWLLQKILHNKDKYLIIDCPGQLELYKSEGELWKLIHDLERDGVRLCAVHLVDSLYCADAAKFISVVMSTLATMVTMEMPQVNVLSKVDLFDEDASFSLDYFTHLPDVNRLLELLNDVPGLERYHGMNAAICDVVTSFDLVSFVPLNVQKKEDMAKVLRLADSANGFAFHEQKDIREMVLKED, from the exons ATGTATGGGGTTCTCGTTATTGGAGCTCCGGGTGCGGGGAAATCGACATTTTGTGCCGGGCTTGCGGATATTTTCGAACAAATTAACCGCCCATTCGTAACCATAAATCTAGATCCAGCAAATGATTCTGTTCTGTATCAGGTGGACTGTGACATAAAGGAGATGATTACAGTGGAGGACGTTATGGATAGACTAG GTCTCGGTCCAAATGGTGCTTTAAGATATTGTATCGATACGTTGTGTAGGAATAGAACGTGGCTGTTGCAAAAGATTCTGCACAACAAAGATAAATATCTTATTATCGATTGTCCGGGACAACTTGAGCTCTATAAAAGCGAAGGCGAATTGTGGAAG ttGATCCATGATCTGGAGCGTGACGGCGTTCGTCTTTGCGCAGTACATCTAGTCGACTCGCTTTACTGTGCGGATGCTGCCAAATTTATTTCAGTGGTTATGTCAACTCTAG CTACGATGGTAACAATGGAAATGCCCCAAGTAAATGTGCTTTCCAAAGTTGATCTCTTCGATGAAGACGCCTCCTTCAGTCTAGACTACTTCACACATTTACCAGATGTTAATCGATTGCTCGAACTGTTGAAC GATGTTCCTGGTTTGGAACGTTACCATGGCATGAATGCGGCGATTTGTGATGTTGTGACAAGTTTCGACCTTGTTAGTTTTGTCCCATTGAATgtccagaagaaagaagatatGGCTAAAGTGTTGCGACTTGCGGACTCGGCGAACGGTTTTGCATTTCACGAACAGAAAGATATAAGAGAGATGGTTTTAAAGGAAGACTAG